A stretch of the Actinoalloteichus fjordicus genome encodes the following:
- a CDS encoding UvrD-helicase domain-containing protein has product MTELTDEQRDAVTAPAPFTLYACPGAGKTHVIQARHLADPPALLRGGRALLSFTQVASEEIRSRCVTAGRPDMVNHPHFVGTLDGFLWQFLVRPYLPSGTEWRRLDSWARLPAAKTSIRIGSDVIDLNEVPFTLDHHGRETIRFDIAATSVIQKIGDDADVRREWQRRALRVRNGLRGQGYLTGHDVRQLARRYLQTRPDDVLPPVRSRFREVVVDEAQDCSRTDLFLLDALHGAGVPLILVADPDQAIYAWRDADPTSLQQLSAKLGPPMRLTRNHRSSPVICSLAATLRSGGRPADTAAGPHAAEGTPVVILPTTFSTSRRGLGQDQPQHTTSERPITEVFTELAAQESIAPADCVITAERRADLPGGSSRSWTSENPATLLARAWRTVRAPHASAAALQEAARAAAYRLTAYWYPTTKDSLETISTRHRLPLRTALRHGYALLHHLPAPTSTWTAQVNTAVQAWPAPADATPNSRTGLLRGEPTVPRPSPAGLGTLGVRIDNVHQLKGSEADAVLLLLPSNDAVRRWRHGDAAHDGTLRNWYVAVTRARRLLGVAVPDVLTHDLQVLLSAAGTPHRVHLGEPVGLW; this is encoded by the coding sequence GTGACCGAACTGACCGACGAGCAACGCGACGCCGTCACAGCACCCGCCCCATTCACGCTGTATGCCTGTCCCGGAGCGGGCAAGACGCACGTCATCCAGGCCCGGCACCTCGCCGATCCGCCTGCCCTGCTGCGGGGCGGCCGGGCACTACTGTCGTTCACCCAGGTCGCGTCCGAGGAGATCCGCAGCCGCTGCGTCACCGCAGGCCGCCCCGACATGGTGAACCATCCGCACTTCGTCGGCACCCTCGACGGGTTCCTCTGGCAGTTTCTCGTCCGCCCGTATCTGCCGTCGGGAACGGAATGGCGCCGCCTGGACTCCTGGGCACGGCTGCCGGCCGCCAAGACCTCGATCCGCATCGGGTCGGATGTGATCGACCTGAACGAGGTCCCCTTCACCCTCGACCACCACGGCCGAGAGACGATCCGCTTCGACATCGCCGCCACGTCGGTGATCCAGAAGATCGGAGACGACGCCGACGTCAGGCGGGAATGGCAACGTCGTGCCCTCCGGGTGCGCAACGGTCTGCGTGGTCAGGGCTACCTCACCGGACATGACGTCCGCCAGCTGGCCCGACGCTACTTGCAGACGCGACCCGATGACGTCCTGCCCCCGGTCCGGTCCCGCTTTCGGGAGGTCGTCGTCGACGAGGCACAGGACTGCTCCCGCACCGATCTGTTCCTCCTTGACGCCCTCCACGGCGCTGGTGTCCCGCTGATCCTGGTCGCCGACCCCGACCAGGCGATCTATGCATGGCGTGACGCCGACCCGACCAGCCTGCAACAGCTGTCGGCCAAGCTGGGCCCGCCGATGCGTCTCACCCGCAATCACCGGTCCAGCCCCGTCATCTGCTCCCTCGCCGCCACCTTGCGCAGCGGCGGCCGCCCCGCCGACACGGCCGCAGGCCCGCACGCCGCCGAGGGCACCCCCGTCGTCATCCTGCCGACGACCTTCTCCACGTCAAGACGGGGGTTGGGACAGGACCAGCCGCAGCACACCACCTCGGAACGGCCCATAACGGAGGTGTTCACCGAACTGGCAGCGCAGGAGTCCATCGCCCCGGCTGACTGCGTGATCACCGCAGAGCGCCGAGCCGATCTTCCCGGAGGCAGTTCCCGCTCCTGGACCAGTGAGAACCCGGCCACCCTTCTCGCCCGCGCGTGGCGTACTGTCCGCGCCCCCCACGCCTCGGCCGCGGCCCTGCAGGAGGCCGCCCGCGCGGCGGCCTATCGGCTGACCGCGTACTGGTACCCCACGACCAAAGACAGTCTTGAGACGATCAGCACACGTCACCGGCTGCCCCTGCGCACCGCCTTGCGTCACGGCTACGCGCTGCTGCACCACTTGCCCGCGCCGACCTCGACCTGGACGGCACAGGTCAACACCGCAGTCCAGGCTTGGCCTGCGCCCGCCGACGCCACCCCGAACTCTCGCACAGGCCTGCTGAGAGGGGAACCCACCGTCCCCCGACCGTCACCGGCGGGCCTCGGCACACTCGGGGTTCGCATCGACAACGTCCACCAGCTCAAAGGCAGCGAAGCCGACGCCGTCCTGCTCCTGCTTCCGTCGAACGACGCCGTGCGACGGTGGCGGCACGGCGATGCCGCCCACGACGGGACCCTGCGCAACTGGTATGTCGCCGTCACTCGAGCCCGCAGACTGCTCGGCGTGGCCGTACCCGACGTCCTCACCCACGACCTGCAGGTTCTGTTGAGCGCAGCGGGAACGCCGCATCGCGTTCACCTCGGCGAGCCCGTAGGCCTGTGGTGA
- a CDS encoding ATP-dependent nuclease: protein MFISEVRLTNFRACREVTVPLRPDVTLLAGENNSGKTSVIDAVRLLTGSVHGRVPTPDRQDLCGAAASGEALRVEADLKDIAPTMAGAYLEGLLPADAPGGSRSARWGLTFRPPEDDRGRGATTWSVGRDHLAAGEPALRHGVRHVYLPPLRDAVRELGSGSGDRIRLMLATLLGSREAVKAFVDHAEARLGELTEEPVITNLLTKINDPLRTVTAGAHPQQAAARFAEPTLASLARAVHLHLGDTDGAPAPLGSSGLGYANALFIATVLAELSTAGQADLTVLLVEEPESHLHPQLQTLLMRHLRRRAEDSRRAPHVDPAEPAGHIQVLVTTHSPVLAAAASVRDLIVCTRHRSHGPQWESKVVALADLGMSGRETRELDRYLDITKSTLLFAPRAVLVEGLSEALLLPIFAELLLHTDDPEDLPASQEAVERFHGATLAIVGGVAFTPYVTVLLKPGSGQASVAQRVAVITDADDFAGRRAASRVEEIPALVSGWGAADRLFMAIGHPTFEYMLWSQENIGFLEKAFLASCSSNPADRWKAVVDDADPAQAFLDQFVKKKKRLTEVVGAPVSKPAFAHALADELSPGCGFTVPDYLAEAIRFITDNPDTAS from the coding sequence ATGTTCATTTCCGAAGTGCGGTTGACGAACTTCCGGGCGTGCCGCGAGGTGACGGTGCCGCTGCGGCCGGACGTCACGCTGCTGGCCGGTGAGAACAACAGCGGGAAGACCAGTGTCATCGACGCCGTTCGGCTGTTGACCGGGTCGGTGCACGGCCGGGTGCCCACACCGGACCGGCAGGATCTCTGCGGTGCCGCCGCCTCGGGCGAGGCGCTGCGGGTGGAGGCTGATCTGAAGGACATCGCCCCGACCATGGCCGGTGCTTACCTCGAAGGGCTGCTGCCCGCCGACGCTCCCGGTGGTTCCCGCAGCGCCCGGTGGGGCCTGACCTTCCGGCCGCCCGAGGATGATCGAGGTCGGGGTGCGACGACCTGGTCGGTCGGTCGGGATCACTTGGCTGCGGGAGAACCGGCACTGCGTCACGGGGTTCGCCACGTCTACCTACCTCCCTTGCGGGACGCGGTGCGGGAGCTGGGCAGCGGCAGCGGCGACCGGATCCGTCTGATGCTGGCCACGCTGCTGGGCAGCCGGGAGGCCGTCAAGGCGTTCGTCGACCACGCCGAGGCCAGGCTGGGGGAACTCACCGAGGAACCGGTGATCACCAACCTGCTGACGAAGATCAACGATCCGCTGCGGACGGTCACGGCCGGAGCGCATCCTCAGCAGGCCGCCGCTCGATTTGCCGAGCCCACCCTGGCGTCGCTGGCCAGGGCCGTCCACCTGCATCTGGGCGACACCGACGGCGCTCCCGCACCGCTGGGGTCCTCAGGTCTGGGCTATGCCAACGCCCTGTTCATCGCGACCGTGCTGGCCGAGCTCAGCACCGCCGGGCAGGCCGACCTGACCGTGCTGCTCGTCGAGGAACCGGAGTCCCACCTGCACCCGCAGCTGCAGACCCTGCTCATGCGTCATCTGCGCCGCCGCGCAGAGGACTCCCGTCGGGCGCCGCATGTCGATCCCGCCGAACCGGCAGGGCACATTCAGGTCCTGGTGACCACGCACTCACCGGTGCTCGCAGCGGCGGCTAGCGTGCGGGACCTGATCGTGTGCACCCGCCACCGCAGTCACGGCCCACAGTGGGAGAGCAAGGTCGTCGCCTTGGCCGACCTCGGGATGAGCGGGCGGGAGACACGCGAGCTGGACCGCTATCTGGACATCACCAAGAGCACGCTGCTGTTCGCGCCCCGAGCAGTGCTGGTCGAAGGATTGTCTGAGGCGCTGCTGCTACCGATCTTCGCCGAACTGCTGCTGCACACCGACGACCCCGAGGACCTCCCCGCGTCACAGGAGGCGGTGGAACGCTTCCACGGCGCTACCCTGGCCATCGTGGGCGGTGTCGCCTTCACACCGTATGTCACGGTCCTGCTGAAACCTGGGAGTGGGCAGGCCTCCGTTGCACAACGGGTGGCAGTGATCACCGATGCCGATGACTTCGCAGGGCGGCGGGCCGCCTCTCGGGTCGAGGAGATCCCCGCTCTGGTGTCAGGGTGGGGCGCCGCGGACCGGCTATTCATGGCCATCGGGCATCCCACCTTCGAATACATGCTCTGGAGTCAGGAGAACATCGGCTTTTTGGAGAAGGCTTTCCTCGCCTCCTGCTCGTCGAATCCTGCCGATCGGTGGAAGGCGGTCGTGGACGACGCGGATCCGGCGCAGGCATTCCTTGATCAGTTCGTGAAGAAGAAGAAGCGGCTGACCGAGGTGGTCGGTGCACCGGTGTCCAAACCGGCGTTCGCGCACGCCTTAGCCGACGAACTCTCGCCCGGATGCGGGTTCACCGTCCCTGACTACCTCGCCGAGGCGATCCGTTTCATCACTGACAATCCGGACACGGCGTCGTGA
- a CDS encoding MarR family transcriptional regulator — MSEGHHEVPRCPDSIALWEVWSAAGRHLEETLRQVLRVRFEKMPLSEYRILSLLATASEPLSVGYVTERLLLSAAVHDRVRRMMASGFVQGVGGGRDRMLTITVYGVDRLVEARSVLAEAAEAHLAAVDGPARRCLIALLEQMSHASTSLRTAS; from the coding sequence GTGTCCGAAGGACATCATGAGGTTCCGCGCTGCCCGGATTCGATCGCGTTGTGGGAGGTGTGGTCCGCTGCGGGCAGGCACCTGGAGGAGACGTTGCGGCAGGTGCTTCGTGTCCGTTTCGAGAAGATGCCGTTGAGTGAGTATCGGATCTTGTCGTTGCTGGCGACGGCGTCGGAGCCGTTGAGCGTCGGGTATGTCACTGAGCGGCTGCTGCTCTCAGCTGCGGTGCACGACCGTGTTCGCAGGATGATGGCGAGCGGCTTCGTTCAGGGTGTTGGTGGTGGCCGCGACAGGATGCTGACGATCACCGTGTATGGCGTCGATCGACTCGTCGAGGCCCGCAGTGTCCTGGCGGAAGCGGCCGAGGCGCACCTCGCTGCGGTGGACGGGCCCGCGCGGCGGTGCCTGATCGCGCTTCTCGAACAGATGAGCCACGCGAGCACGTCGTTGCGTACGGCGTCCTGA
- a CDS encoding helix-turn-helix domain-containing protein, protein MASVRQWSGKEARALRRALRLSVRSFADHLGVAVRTVTKWESLGAQTSPRPDTQAILDTALGQADSDAKLRFELLLREDGGPPVQAYYQSGPREWDYETWTDDLGRAAACLARQDFAFAANLVDRWLRRFDPHGLDHHGLYLHARSLVLLGDIRRDQGDVRGPLSARQTYREAQQVLHHLGVPRRTAQVELSLAVCDEMAGRLQQAAQKYDLLAGDARLSPQDRARARLWVGTALSKEGDNAYAVHVINEATQRFDDLGEPDDWSVAHQKLALAHRGTGDLSNALRAIDVALSHRSAGSPMQNVRLDTAHAHILLTDDATTESGSQLLNQAENTARTYGMSHQLASIENIRQTSLNPRHTREGATLRDPGRHHRAAMARSGDDLELPPAGT, encoded by the coding sequence GTGGCGTCAGTCCGGCAGTGGAGCGGGAAGGAGGCTCGAGCGCTCCGGCGTGCACTGCGTCTCAGCGTGCGGTCTTTCGCTGATCACCTCGGGGTGGCAGTGCGCACCGTTACCAAGTGGGAATCCCTCGGGGCGCAGACGTCGCCTCGGCCGGATACGCAGGCCATCCTGGATACCGCGCTGGGTCAGGCTGACTCGGATGCCAAGTTGCGCTTCGAGTTGCTGCTCCGGGAAGACGGCGGCCCGCCCGTCCAGGCCTACTATCAGAGTGGCCCGCGTGAGTGGGACTACGAGACCTGGACCGACGACCTCGGCAGAGCAGCGGCCTGCCTGGCTCGCCAGGACTTCGCCTTCGCCGCGAACCTCGTTGATCGTTGGCTCCGGCGCTTCGATCCGCACGGCTTGGACCACCACGGGCTGTACCTGCACGCCCGTTCACTGGTTCTGCTCGGCGATATCCGGCGCGATCAGGGAGACGTCCGAGGGCCGTTGTCGGCGCGGCAGACCTATCGCGAAGCCCAGCAGGTCTTGCACCATCTCGGCGTGCCCCGGCGGACCGCGCAGGTCGAGCTCTCACTCGCCGTCTGCGACGAGATGGCCGGGAGACTGCAACAGGCCGCCCAGAAATACGACCTGCTGGCAGGAGATGCACGGCTCAGTCCTCAAGACCGTGCACGAGCTCGGCTGTGGGTCGGTACCGCGCTGAGCAAAGAGGGCGACAACGCCTACGCCGTACACGTCATCAACGAAGCGACACAGCGGTTCGACGATCTCGGCGAACCCGACGACTGGTCCGTCGCGCACCAGAAACTAGCGCTCGCCCACCGAGGGACCGGCGACCTCAGCAACGCGCTGCGCGCCATCGACGTGGCGCTGTCCCATCGTTCGGCAGGGTCGCCGATGCAGAACGTTCGGCTCGACACTGCACACGCCCACATACTGCTCACCGACGATGCGACAACGGAGAGCGGATCACAACTCTTGAACCAGGCGGAGAACACCGCGCGCACCTACGGCATGTCCCACCAGCTCGCCAGTATCGAGAACATCCGACAGACGTCCCTCAACCCGAGGCATACCCGAGAAGGAGCCACCCTCCGTGACCCAGGACGGCATCACCGCGCAGCAATGGCGAGAAGCGGAGACGATCTGGAACTACCACCAGCTGGGACATGA
- a CDS encoding YdcF family protein has protein sequence MTQDGITAQQWREAETIWNYHQLGHELRACDAAIGLGSHDLGVATVTAELHQAGLFPVVVFSGGNSPTTRARFPRGEAAHYREHAVSLGMPQDAILVETQAGNTSQNITFSQAVLAEHGIRPRSVLLICKPYMQRRAFATCRRAWPEVDVVCASEPLRLLDYVQSIGDSALVIDMLIGDLQRIIEYPKKGFAIEQNVPTEVLTAYDHLVRSGFDSRLLT, from the coding sequence GTGACCCAGGACGGCATCACCGCGCAGCAATGGCGAGAAGCGGAGACGATCTGGAACTACCACCAGCTGGGACATGAACTCCGGGCCTGCGACGCCGCCATCGGACTGGGCAGTCATGACCTCGGCGTCGCCACCGTCACCGCCGAACTACACCAGGCGGGACTGTTTCCGGTCGTGGTGTTCAGCGGCGGGAACAGCCCGACCACCCGCGCACGCTTCCCCCGCGGCGAAGCAGCCCATTACCGCGAACACGCGGTCAGCCTGGGCATGCCCCAGGACGCCATCCTGGTGGAGACCCAGGCAGGCAACACCTCCCAGAACATCACGTTCTCGCAGGCAGTACTCGCCGAGCACGGCATCCGGCCGCGTTCCGTGCTGCTCATCTGCAAGCCCTACATGCAGCGCCGCGCCTTCGCCACCTGTCGCCGGGCCTGGCCGGAAGTCGACGTCGTCTGCGCATCAGAACCGCTCAGGCTCCTCGACTACGTGCAGTCCATCGGAGACAGCGCACTCGTCATCGACATGCTCATCGGCGACCTGCAACGGATCATCGAATACCCGAAGAAGGGCTTCGCGATCGAGCAGAACGTCCCCACAGAGGTCCTCACGGCGTACGACCACCTTGTCAGATCCGGCTTCGACAGCCGCTTGTTGACCTGA
- a CDS encoding GNAT family N-acetyltransferase, protein MTELFPSAIRAWAITAVPYDSPSARRLTRALHREQVATYGRADAPEATPAEDFAPPNGVFLVAAGSDGIALACGGWRAAGSTTAEVKRMYVTPAARGRGIGRRLLAALEQDACLHGMTKVILETGVSNHAALALYTACGYARVEPYVAGRDPRINRALSKVLPRLREANEWQGGLTGDL, encoded by the coding sequence ATGACCGAGCTGTTCCCGAGTGCTATCCGGGCGTGGGCGATCACCGCCGTGCCCTACGACAGCCCGTCGGCTCGTAGGCTCACTCGGGCACTTCACCGCGAACAGGTCGCTACCTACGGAAGGGCCGACGCGCCTGAAGCCACCCCGGCTGAGGACTTCGCACCGCCCAACGGAGTGTTCCTCGTCGCCGCAGGCTCGGATGGGATCGCTCTCGCGTGCGGTGGGTGGCGTGCTGCCGGATCCACGACGGCAGAGGTGAAACGCATGTACGTCACACCGGCCGCCCGTGGCCGGGGTATCGGACGGCGGCTGTTGGCCGCGCTGGAGCAGGACGCATGCCTGCACGGCATGACCAAGGTGATCCTGGAGACCGGCGTCAGCAACCACGCTGCGCTCGCTCTGTACACCGCCTGCGGGTACGCCCGGGTAGAACCCTATGTCGCCGGCCGAGACCCCCGGATCAACCGGGCACTGAGCAAGGTCCTGCCCCGGTTGCGGGAAGCCAATGAGTGGCAAGGCGGGCTGACGGGCGACTTGTAA
- a CDS encoding NUDIX hydrolase translates to MTPDFVASLRAAVGPDHLLWLPGVNAVVKDGDGRVLLHRRSDTGEWSLLSGILDPGEDPAAGVVREVTEETGLQVVVERLAAVTVSPPIRHPHGDRAQYLELVFACRPADLRQVARVADEESLEVAWFAVDALPPVREGVRKRIALALRDEPRAWFTPAG, encoded by the coding sequence ATGACTCCTGACTTCGTCGCCTCGTTGCGTGCTGCCGTCGGGCCGGATCATCTGCTCTGGCTGCCGGGAGTGAACGCGGTCGTCAAGGACGGCGACGGCCGTGTCCTGCTGCACCGTCGCTCGGATACCGGGGAGTGGTCACTGCTGAGCGGCATTCTGGATCCGGGCGAGGACCCTGCCGCCGGGGTGGTGCGGGAGGTCACGGAGGAGACCGGGCTCCAGGTGGTGGTAGAGCGTCTGGCGGCGGTCACGGTCTCGCCTCCGATCCGGCATCCCCATGGGGATCGGGCACAGTACCTGGAGCTGGTCTTCGCGTGCCGACCTGCCGATCTGCGGCAGGTGGCCCGCGTGGCGGATGAGGAGTCGTTGGAGGTCGCCTGGTTCGCGGTGGACGCCCTGCCGCCGGTGCGGGAGGGCGTCCGCAAGCGCATCGCGCTGGCTCTGCGCGACGAGCCGCGCGCGTGGTTCACCCCGGCGGGATGA
- a CDS encoding PIG-L deacetylase family protein — translation MNSTSRSVLAVAAHADDEILGAGGTLAEHVHAGDRVHLLVLSASATSRPGEHQDAVRSHRATCVRKVADFYGADLEIADFADNAFDTVPRLDITQTVEAAVACWQPQVVYTHSAADLSLDHRITAEAVAAATRPQPGATVTTVLAWEIRSATEWGTGIPFRPTWFQPLTDHAVAVKNQALQLYASEMRAWPHTRSTRALQSAAHLRGAQIGVEAAEAFELVRHTVIPPG, via the coding sequence ATGAACTCGACATCGCGCAGTGTTCTCGCCGTCGCGGCTCACGCCGACGATGAAATCCTCGGCGCCGGCGGCACCCTGGCCGAACACGTCCACGCCGGTGACCGCGTCCATCTCCTCGTCCTCAGTGCCAGCGCCACCAGCCGCCCCGGCGAGCACCAGGACGCGGTCCGCTCCCACCGAGCAACCTGCGTCCGCAAGGTCGCCGATTTCTACGGCGCCGACCTGGAGATCGCCGACTTCGCTGACAACGCCTTCGACACCGTTCCCCGGTTGGACATCACCCAGACAGTCGAAGCCGCCGTCGCCTGCTGGCAGCCGCAGGTCGTCTACACCCACAGCGCTGCCGACCTCTCTCTCGACCACCGCATCACCGCCGAGGCAGTCGCCGCCGCCACCCGGCCACAACCCGGCGCCACCGTGACCACGGTGCTGGCCTGGGAGATCCGCTCCGCCACCGAGTGGGGGACCGGCATCCCGTTCCGTCCGACCTGGTTCCAGCCTCTGACAGACCACGCTGTTGCCGTGAAGAACCAAGCCCTGCAGCTGTACGCCTCGGAGATGCGTGCCTGGCCGCACACCCGATCGACCCGCGCGCTGCAGTCTGCCGCGCACCTGCGCGGCGCCCAGATCGGCGTCGAGGCGGCCGAGGCGTTCGAACTCGTCCGGCACACCGTCATCCCGCCGGGGTGA
- a CDS encoding acyltransferase: MAAVDFPGVELRVSRARIGEGVRIGEGTVLVADDLVLGAGTVVGAGCDLRSARLELGPGAQVGVGSRWLVADEARLGTGTVVDVGAEVVCRKWVVGDGSYIGHRLRVGAGASMERRSVVRIGHRCQIAPDVVVNPTEPVVIGDGVGISAQVAIWTHGYHTGHPVREGHGAAFAGVEVGDGVWLGFRSVLLPGVRVGAGTVVAATATVNRSLPAGVLAAGVPAQVKRQLEPAALDAAGRRDAAAGLLDGWLERLRFKGLAVEQRDADGAGSRWWVSSSARCWEVVWRAAGRQCTGVVEVRTGNEGVPAVFDFAEPLAVRGVLDDLGHDLRDFLRRATWLFPYEGNSRGLVPERFARLLR, translated from the coding sequence GTGGCTGCGGTGGACTTTCCTGGCGTGGAACTGCGGGTGAGCCGGGCGCGCATCGGCGAAGGGGTGCGGATCGGCGAAGGGACAGTGCTCGTTGCCGACGACCTGGTGTTGGGCGCGGGCACCGTGGTGGGAGCCGGGTGTGACCTGCGGTCGGCGCGTCTGGAGCTGGGTCCGGGTGCGCAGGTGGGTGTGGGCAGTCGATGGCTTGTCGCGGACGAGGCTCGGCTGGGTACCGGGACGGTCGTGGACGTCGGCGCAGAGGTGGTGTGCCGGAAGTGGGTGGTGGGCGACGGCAGCTACATCGGGCACCGGCTGCGCGTCGGCGCGGGGGCGTCGATGGAGCGGCGTTCGGTGGTGCGGATCGGGCACCGGTGCCAGATCGCGCCGGATGTGGTGGTGAATCCGACCGAGCCGGTGGTGATCGGGGATGGGGTGGGGATCAGCGCTCAGGTGGCGATCTGGACGCACGGCTACCACACCGGGCACCCGGTCCGGGAGGGTCACGGCGCGGCGTTCGCGGGAGTCGAGGTGGGTGACGGGGTGTGGCTGGGGTTCCGGTCGGTGCTGCTGCCCGGTGTTCGGGTGGGGGCGGGAACGGTGGTGGCCGCGACTGCCACCGTGAACCGGTCGCTGCCCGCCGGGGTGCTGGCGGCCGGCGTGCCCGCCCAGGTCAAACGGCAGTTGGAGCCAGCGGCGCTGGACGCAGCCGGGCGGCGCGACGCGGCCGCCGGGCTGCTGGACGGCTGGCTGGAGCGCCTGCGGTTCAAGGGCCTGGCGGTGGAACAGAGGGACGCGGACGGGGCCGGGAGCCGGTGGTGGGTGTCCAGCAGCGCTCGGTGCTGGGAAGTCGTCTGGCGAGCAGCGGGCAGGCAGTGCACCGGGGTGGTGGAGGTAAGAACAGGGAACGAGGGCGTGCCGGCAGTGTTCGACTTCGCCGAGCCGCTGGCGGTGCGCGGCGTGCTGGACGATCTCGGTCACGATCTGCGGGACTTCTTGCGGCGTGCGACGTGGCTGTTCCCGTATGAGGGCAACAGCCGTGGCCTGGTGCCGGAGCGGTTTGCCCGGCTACTCCGATGA
- a CDS encoding aldo/keto reductase: MTSGPTSVPPRVRPPLSAVSGPAALGTFEFGTAALPPHRAQELLDAYYRSGGRLIDTAPTYGPGDGAFHAEPLIATWLHATGAPDVHVITKAGLHPSHPDSGDLRPETILRHARHSADRLGIPFTLVLHRDAPTIGVDEIADAVDRVVREGLADRVGASNWTTDRLENWIVHARQAGLAVPEVTAPLWSLAPRAQPPPEPWLVEADPVHLALAVRNRMTITPFRTLAAGFLTTRHTGRHSAHHAITYDTPTGRARRARLQRAALALRMTPHGLALAYLRALGSTVVPVIGPRTLVQLRECMAGAAASDRVTPDLAAYLEARS; this comes from the coding sequence GTGACATCCGGTCCCACCTCGGTGCCGCCGCGGGTTCGGCCGCCGCTGAGCGCGGTCAGCGGCCCGGCGGCGTTGGGAACCTTCGAGTTCGGCACCGCAGCCCTGCCCCCGCACCGCGCCCAGGAACTCCTCGACGCCTACTACCGGTCCGGAGGGCGGCTCATCGACACCGCCCCCACCTACGGGCCCGGCGACGGCGCCTTTCACGCCGAGCCGCTGATCGCCACCTGGCTGCACGCCACGGGCGCTCCGGATGTGCACGTCATCACCAAGGCCGGCCTGCACCCGTCGCACCCCGACTCCGGTGATCTGCGGCCCGAGACGATTCTCCGCCACGCCCGCCACAGCGCCGACCGCCTCGGCATCCCCTTCACCCTGGTCCTGCATCGCGACGCACCGACCATCGGCGTCGACGAGATCGCCGACGCCGTCGATCGTGTAGTGCGCGAAGGCCTCGCCGATCGTGTCGGCGCCTCCAACTGGACCACCGACCGGCTGGAGAACTGGATCGTCCACGCCCGCCAAGCGGGTCTGGCCGTCCCTGAGGTCACCGCACCGCTGTGGAGCCTGGCACCCCGCGCCCAACCGCCACCCGAGCCGTGGCTGGTCGAGGCCGACCCTGTGCACCTGGCCTTGGCGGTGCGGAACCGGATGACCATCACACCGTTCCGCACGCTCGCCGCCGGATTCCTCACCACCCGCCACACCGGACGGCACTCGGCCCACCACGCCATCACCTACGACACCCCTACCGGTCGGGCACGCCGTGCCCGACTACAGCGGGCCGCCCTGGCGCTGCGGATGACACCGCACGGACTCGCCCTGGCCTATCTGCGCGCCCTCGGCTCGACCGTGGTTCCGGTCATCGGCCCGCGCACGCTCGTGCAGCTGCGCGAGTGCATGGCGGGCGCCGCCGCGTCCGACCGCGTCACCCCCGACCTGGCCGCCTACCTCGAAGCACGTTCGTGA
- a CDS encoding NAD-dependent epimerase/dehydratase family protein, with the protein MELLITGAAGFIGSALTQALRTAGHTVAAVDDLSVTSPRPHPDDLQIRDVRSLTPHELGGVDTVVHLAAHKSVPASFDVGGFEHNVAVDRHLIHAFAASNARRLLLASSCEVYGQQAGALAEAASHAPRSPYAAGKAATEHLADIYRPRLGEGRHFGIVRFFNTFGPHEDGDAVVPAFLDAATEDRPLTIEGDGNQSRDLTHIDDAITMLTRILNAPTLLPVVNCGSGRGVSIRALADAAIHAVGRGTITHTAARPNEISSFLASTTLFTRVYGHIEHRPLDQALADTLYQRTRAWTPAGASR; encoded by the coding sequence GTGGAACTGCTGATCACGGGAGCCGCCGGCTTCATCGGCTCCGCCCTCACCCAGGCGCTGCGCACCGCAGGCCACACCGTCGCCGCGGTGGACGACCTGTCGGTCACCTCCCCGCGCCCGCACCCGGACGATCTCCAGATCCGCGACGTCCGCTCGTTGACGCCCCACGAGCTGGGCGGCGTCGACACCGTCGTTCACCTGGCCGCGCACAAGTCCGTCCCCGCATCGTTCGACGTCGGGGGGTTCGAGCACAACGTCGCCGTGGACCGGCACCTCATCCACGCCTTCGCCGCCTCCAACGCCCGGCGTCTGCTGCTGGCCTCCTCGTGCGAGGTCTACGGCCAGCAGGCCGGAGCGCTTGCGGAGGCCGCGTCGCACGCCCCCCGTTCCCCGTATGCCGCAGGGAAGGCGGCCACCGAACACCTGGCCGACATCTACCGGCCGCGCCTGGGCGAGGGCCGCCATTTCGGCATCGTGCGGTTCTTCAACACCTTCGGCCCCCACGAGGACGGCGACGCCGTCGTCCCGGCCTTCCTCGACGCCGCCACCGAGGACCGCCCGTTGACCATCGAAGGCGACGGCAACCAGTCCAGGGACCTGACCCACATCGACGACGCGATCACCATGCTCACCCGCATTTTGAACGCCCCCACACTGCTGCCCGTCGTCAACTGCGGCTCGGGACGCGGCGTCTCCATCCGGGCGCTCGCCGACGCCGCCATCCACGCTGTGGGTCGCGGCACCATCACCCACACCGCTGCACGACCCAACGAGATCAGCTCCTTCCTCGCCAGTACGACCCTGTTCACCCGCGTCTACGGGCACATCGAGCACCGTCCCCTCGACCAGGCGCTGGCCGACACCCTCTACCAGCGGACCCGTGCCTGGACCCCGGCCGGAGCCTCCCGGTGA